From Pseudoalteromonas sp. DL-6, one genomic window encodes:
- a CDS encoding alkene reductase → MSIDLLSPFKLNNSIELQNRVLMAPLTRCMADDNLVPTQAMVDYYARRADVGLIISEAIIIRADAQGYPNTPGIFTSEQIQGWKKVTDAVHANGGKMFAQLWHVGRVAHPHFFGGDVLAPSAIGVDGSVPRMRELTYVTPKPVTKDDIKGLVADYAKAAENAMEAGFDGVEIHGANGYLIDQFLHYAANERDDEYGQTPENMSRFALEVTDAVIDVVGNERTAMRLTPGAYFNMSEDNRDKAVFDYLLPELENRKLAYLHGGIFDDSMRFDSLEGKSTSEFLRAGYKSTLVGVGSYSFETAKEAINDNKFDLIAIGRPLIANPDYISKIKNGEEVTPYSDEMLAELK, encoded by the coding sequence ATGTCGATTGACTTACTTTCACCTTTTAAATTAAATAACAGCATAGAACTGCAAAACCGCGTACTTATGGCTCCATTGACCCGCTGTATGGCAGATGACAATTTAGTGCCAACACAAGCCATGGTTGATTACTACGCTCGCCGTGCTGATGTAGGCTTAATTATTAGTGAAGCCATTATTATCCGTGCTGATGCTCAAGGTTATCCAAATACACCGGGTATCTTCACCAGCGAACAAATTCAAGGTTGGAAAAAAGTCACTGACGCTGTACATGCCAATGGCGGAAAAATGTTTGCACAACTTTGGCATGTTGGCCGTGTAGCACACCCACACTTTTTTGGTGGTGATGTACTGGCGCCTTCGGCTATAGGTGTTGATGGCTCAGTACCGCGTATGCGTGAGCTGACTTATGTTACGCCAAAACCTGTAACTAAAGACGACATTAAAGGTTTAGTGGCCGATTACGCTAAAGCGGCAGAAAATGCGATGGAAGCGGGTTTTGACGGTGTAGAAATTCACGGTGCAAATGGCTATTTAATTGACCAATTTTTACATTATGCAGCAAATGAACGTGATGACGAGTACGGCCAAACACCAGAAAACATGTCGCGCTTTGCACTGGAAGTAACCGATGCAGTTATTGATGTAGTAGGCAATGAGCGCACCGCAATGCGCTTAACGCCAGGTGCTTATTTTAATATGAGCGAAGACAATCGCGATAAAGCAGTATTTGATTACTTATTGCCTGAGCTTGAAAACCGCAAGTTAGCTTATTTACACGGTGGTATTTTTGACGACAGCATGCGTTTTGATTCACTAGAAGGTAAATCAACCTCTGAATTTTTACGTGCCGGCTATAAAAGTACTTTAGTGGGTGTAGGGAGTTATAGTTTTGAAACTGCTAAAGAAGCGATTAACGACAATAAATTTGATTTAATTGCTATTGGTCGCCCGCTTATTGCTAATCCAGACTACATTAGTAAAATTAAAAACGGCGAAGAAGTCACACCTTACAGTGACGAAATGCTAGCTGAATTGAAATAG
- a CDS encoding DUF2750 domain-containing protein produces the protein MTTDNLSKQDDVILGLGAKKRLAYMYETVQQFKQMWILNDDDGCVMLTNEDDDCVPVWPTREFAQAWATGEWEGCTPKAIPTTDWFSRWTPGLEEDDLLVAVFPTEEDDGTILFPDEFQAQLSAKKNKY, from the coding sequence ATGACCACTGACAATTTATCAAAGCAAGACGACGTAATTTTAGGCCTTGGCGCAAAAAAACGACTCGCATACATGTACGAAACTGTGCAGCAGTTTAAGCAAATGTGGATTTTAAATGATGACGACGGCTGCGTCATGCTCACTAACGAAGACGACGACTGTGTGCCTGTATGGCCAACCCGTGAGTTTGCACAAGCATGGGCAACCGGCGAATGGGAAGGATGTACACCTAAAGCAATTCCAACAACAGATTGGTTTAGCCGCTGGACGCCAGGCCTTGAAGAAGACGACTTACTGGTTGCCGTGTTCCCTACCGAAGAAGACGACGGCACAATTTTATTTCCTGATGAGTTTCAAGCACAGCTCAGTGCCAAAAAGAACAAGTATTAA
- a CDS encoding TonB-dependent receptor: MYALKNKSILSMAVAMAVSTSAYANDNVIEEVTVTAKPTSYANNVIEPAMLEQQSSVSSVLSVIDNLPGISINEGDAFGGDDWSTTITMRGFSIDSNQQQLGMTVDGIPNGGSNYGGGAKANRYLDSENLITVEVGQGTSDIKSASLEALGGTFNFVSKAPSVEKSTTFAYASGSHDASRYYVKHETGTIFDNTQAYVSYSQTDTSRWIGSGSNGGKDNQHAEAKFVTTLDELTITGRLSYDDVSETNYNSVSLAQFEQTPDWDQLTWNWTGVPHFDQMFAEGWGTLRENTLGYLKFEYAISPTSLLTISPYYHKNSGRGDWIPPYLTSPVDENGNPTTEGGTNAGSYGFTDSNGNPLAPNAGCTASLNWPWESGPELNPACYDADATPVMSYRHTHYNKDRLGVTANYQASIGMHDIEAGFWYEQSDRDESRDWHKVIDARIYHHFDNTPYWTQYKNTFETDTLKWYAQDSMSFDDLTLNLGVKKYLVDIEKYDHYQNATTAKVNSDSDLLFSGGILYQLNSNTELFTSYSENFAAIKDGVLERDSSDLSAIEPETAENIDLGVRYDNNALKLTATAYSIEFDNRITFIAPGSDTGGIDYTIGTNGSYLNVGGIESKGLELSASYMLSPQWNVYSSYTNNNSEYKGDAPGFEAGGKVIDSVDDLFVLSTDYYSGDFRFGLSAKYTGERGDVDSYTVVDLNAGYAAEVNAGPFKAVDIAFVVYNITDESYLAGGTGNGSTYFIGAPRTAAVTLTATF, from the coding sequence ATGTACGCTTTAAAAAATAAATCGATTTTGAGCATGGCTGTGGCCATGGCGGTATCAACTTCAGCTTATGCTAACGATAACGTGATAGAAGAAGTAACCGTTACTGCAAAACCAACCAGTTATGCAAACAACGTTATTGAACCTGCCATGCTTGAGCAACAAAGCTCGGTATCGAGTGTGTTATCAGTAATAGATAACTTACCTGGCATTAGCATAAACGAAGGCGACGCATTTGGCGGCGACGATTGGTCAACCACTATTACCATGCGTGGTTTTAGTATTGACTCAAACCAGCAGCAATTAGGTATGACGGTAGACGGTATTCCTAATGGCGGTTCTAATTATGGCGGTGGTGCTAAAGCGAATCGTTACCTAGATAGCGAAAATTTAATCACCGTGGAAGTAGGTCAAGGCACTTCAGATATTAAATCAGCCTCGTTAGAGGCACTAGGCGGTACTTTTAACTTTGTAAGTAAAGCGCCTAGCGTTGAAAAAAGCACCACTTTTGCATATGCCTCAGGCAGCCATGACGCGAGCCGCTATTACGTTAAACACGAAACTGGCACCATTTTCGATAATACTCAAGCGTATGTAAGTTACTCGCAAACCGATACTAGCCGTTGGATTGGTTCGGGTAGCAATGGTGGTAAAGATAATCAACACGCTGAAGCGAAATTTGTCACCACCCTTGATGAGTTAACTATAACAGGGCGTTTATCTTACGATGATGTAAGCGAGACGAATTATAATAGCGTGAGCTTGGCACAATTTGAACAAACTCCAGATTGGGATCAACTAACATGGAACTGGACAGGCGTTCCGCACTTTGACCAAATGTTTGCAGAAGGTTGGGGCACGCTGCGTGAAAACACTCTAGGGTATTTAAAGTTTGAATACGCGATTTCACCCACCTCATTGTTAACCATTAGCCCTTATTATCATAAAAACTCAGGCCGAGGCGATTGGATCCCTCCTTATTTAACGTCCCCTGTAGATGAAAATGGTAACCCAACCACAGAAGGTGGCACAAACGCAGGCTCTTATGGCTTTACAGATAGTAATGGTAACCCACTTGCTCCCAATGCAGGTTGTACGGCTAGCTTAAACTGGCCGTGGGAGTCAGGCCCTGAGCTTAATCCTGCATGTTACGATGCTGATGCAACGCCAGTTATGTCTTATCGTCATACACATTATAATAAAGACCGTTTAGGGGTAACTGCTAATTATCAAGCAAGCATTGGCATGCACGATATTGAAGCCGGTTTTTGGTATGAGCAAAGCGACCGTGATGAGTCACGAGATTGGCATAAAGTTATAGATGCGCGCATTTATCATCACTTTGATAACACCCCTTATTGGACGCAATATAAAAACACCTTTGAGACCGATACGCTCAAATGGTACGCCCAAGACTCAATGTCATTTGACGACTTAACTCTTAACCTAGGGGTTAAAAAGTACTTAGTAGATATAGAAAAGTATGACCATTATCAAAACGCCACCACAGCTAAAGTAAACAGTGATTCAGACCTTCTATTTAGTGGCGGTATTTTATATCAGTTAAACAGTAACACTGAGTTATTTACCAGCTACAGCGAAAACTTTGCCGCCATTAAAGATGGTGTGCTTGAGCGCGATAGCTCTGACTTGTCAGCTATTGAGCCAGAAACCGCAGAAAATATTGATTTAGGGGTGCGTTATGACAATAACGCACTTAAATTAACGGCAACGGCCTATTCAATTGAATTTGATAACCGTATTACCTTTATAGCGCCAGGTAGCGACACGGGTGGTATTGATTACACCATAGGTACTAACGGCTCGTACCTAAATGTGGGCGGTATTGAATCGAAAGGTTTAGAGCTATCAGCAAGTTATATGTTGAGCCCACAGTGGAATGTATATAGTTCATACACCAATAATAACTCTGAATACAAAGGCGATGCGCCAGGGTTTGAAGCAGGAGGCAAAGTAATTGACTCAGTGGATGATTTATTTGTGCTATCAACCGATTACTACAGTGGCGATTTCCGCTTTGGTTTATCGGCTAAATACACTGGCGAGCGTGGCGATGTAGATAGCTACACCGTGGTTGATTTAAACGCAGGTTATGCAGCCGAAGTTAACGCAGGCCCGTTTAAAGCCGTTGATATTGCTTTTGTGGTTTACAACATTACTGATGAAAGCTACCTAGCGGGCGGCACAGGCAATGGAAGCACTTACTTTATTGGCGCCCCACGCACAGCAGCCGTGACGTTAACGGCCACGTTTTAA
- the recC gene encoding exodeoxyribonuclease V subunit gamma translates to MLNIIQSNRMEALQAQFHQLLKINPLQSPFDKEVVLVQSPGMSQWLKIGLSENLGVAAQVDFPLPSSFIWQLYQQLLPGVPKESAFNKPNLAWKLFAILPHCIDEPLYLPLKTYLEGDIDGQKTFALCEKIADVYDQYLMYRPHWIARWDSGIDELDDVDITIAPWQPDLWRRIVKLSKQLEQSQFHRANMQGQLLSALESMDNSLLPKRISLFGISAIASSQLEVFEALSKKTEVFLFFFNPSEHYWGDIIDEKTAAKITAKYAKMPLLEAQQKKHTNPDEEYYFIGNPLLSSWGKLGRDYFEQLVQLDARWIDGFIDAFDDSLLGQVQSEIYQLAFKGESLTDNKEWFINDEGKLPISVNDASITLSDCHTPLREVERLHDYLLNLFNQNPALTPKDIIVMMPDVGTYSPYIEAVFGGAQGSRFIPYALADLAIEQEKPVLSSFASLANLPFSRFGVSDILDLLQVTQIAEKFGLEAHEYEQIQYWLERVGVKWGVNAEHKSSFDLPAIEFNTWQHGLNRLLLGIAMRDEQCPFNSIYSADEVEGMALDTLNKLVHFIDVLQDFKVKLTPDDTLTNKAQILSELLNTIYESESDDSWDLLVLQKVLEDIGKHHNNGDYSEAVSQRIVSYLIKQGIQEKGVGQRFLVGQVNFCTLMPMRAVPFKVVCMLGLNDADYPRTVQPIGFDLVPYSKKQKGDRSRKLDDRYLFLEALLSARDNLYMSYIGRSCFDNQPRMPSTLVSELLEYIGRSFKLSEPSDKSLPDCLISQQHLQPFNSHYYLPASAEQARLNNHSYNPIWLPSEAIEPKAITTLDVTPPELLDLDVFIRSVCHAQESFYQQSLGLRLPQFNDIAKDEEPFSLDALRRYFYLDEILEANINDTPLSTEQILQRGELPQAHVGSLIYESMQHRVDALAGQVKQQIKAGKSEPIEVLLSLENTTIEGWLNHVYMQKQVFYRSASIKAKDLIKGFIYHLAAQSMQQEVETLLLGLDKQISFVPMSKADADLLLADWFALYKALRNKPVAFFPVSGYEYVKSGGDMAKANSKFSPQYIGRGEGENPYIRLTVQSLNDCQDEFIHWSDKLLAPLFEHAKESDYASA, encoded by the coding sequence ATGCTCAATATTATTCAATCAAACCGTATGGAAGCCCTGCAAGCGCAGTTTCATCAGCTATTAAAAATAAACCCATTGCAAAGCCCATTTGATAAAGAAGTGGTGTTAGTCCAATCGCCGGGCATGTCGCAGTGGCTTAAAATAGGCTTAAGTGAAAATTTAGGTGTAGCGGCGCAGGTTGATTTTCCACTGCCGTCGAGCTTTATTTGGCAGTTATATCAGCAATTACTGCCAGGTGTGCCTAAAGAGTCGGCCTTTAACAAACCTAACCTTGCTTGGAAATTGTTTGCAATTTTACCTCACTGCATAGACGAGCCACTGTATTTACCGCTAAAAACCTATTTAGAGGGCGATATTGACGGCCAAAAAACCTTTGCACTATGTGAAAAAATAGCCGATGTGTACGACCAATACTTGATGTACCGCCCCCATTGGATAGCCAGATGGGATAGTGGCATCGATGAGCTTGATGATGTTGATATAACCATTGCGCCTTGGCAACCCGATTTATGGCGTCGTATAGTCAAATTAAGCAAGCAGCTGGAGCAAAGCCAATTTCACCGTGCCAACATGCAAGGGCAGTTACTCAGTGCACTTGAGAGTATGGATAACAGCTTATTGCCAAAACGCATTAGCTTATTTGGCATATCGGCGATTGCCAGCTCGCAACTTGAGGTGTTTGAAGCCTTAAGTAAAAAAACTGAAGTGTTTTTGTTCTTTTTTAACCCTAGCGAGCATTATTGGGGCGATATCATTGATGAAAAAACAGCGGCTAAAATCACCGCTAAATATGCCAAAATGCCGCTGCTGGAAGCACAGCAAAAAAAGCACACTAACCCCGATGAGGAATACTATTTTATTGGTAATCCGCTGTTATCGTCGTGGGGTAAACTAGGCCGCGATTATTTTGAGCAACTAGTGCAGCTTGATGCCCGCTGGATTGATGGCTTTATAGATGCATTTGACGACAGCTTACTTGGCCAAGTGCAAAGTGAAATTTACCAACTTGCCTTTAAAGGTGAGTCGCTCACCGATAACAAAGAATGGTTTATTAACGATGAGGGCAAGCTGCCAATAAGTGTAAACGATGCAAGCATTACACTTAGCGATTGCCATACACCACTTCGAGAAGTAGAGCGTTTGCACGATTACTTACTTAATTTGTTTAATCAGAACCCAGCGCTTACCCCCAAAGACATCATCGTGATGATGCCCGACGTTGGTACCTACAGCCCTTATATTGAAGCAGTTTTTGGTGGTGCACAGGGCAGCCGATTTATACCTTATGCGCTAGCCGATTTAGCCATAGAGCAAGAAAAGCCAGTGCTGAGTTCGTTTGCTAGTTTAGCTAACCTACCGTTTTCGCGCTTTGGTGTGTCGGATATTCTCGATTTATTACAGGTTACCCAAATTGCTGAAAAATTTGGCTTAGAAGCGCATGAATATGAGCAAATTCAGTATTGGTTGGAGCGCGTTGGCGTTAAATGGGGTGTAAACGCTGAACATAAAAGTAGCTTTGATTTACCCGCAATTGAGTTTAACACTTGGCAACATGGCTTAAACCGGCTACTACTGGGTATTGCCATGCGCGATGAACAATGCCCATTTAATAGTATTTACAGTGCCGATGAGGTTGAGGGCATGGCACTCGATACACTCAACAAGCTGGTACATTTTATTGATGTATTGCAAGACTTTAAAGTTAAGCTCACCCCCGATGATACACTCACTAATAAAGCCCAAATTTTAAGTGAGCTGCTCAATACTATTTATGAGAGCGAAAGCGACGACAGTTGGGATTTATTAGTACTGCAAAAAGTACTCGAAGATATAGGTAAGCACCACAATAACGGTGATTACAGTGAGGCCGTATCGCAGCGCATTGTTAGCTATTTAATTAAACAAGGCATACAAGAGAAAGGTGTCGGCCAGCGATTTTTAGTGGGGCAAGTGAATTTTTGTACCCTCATGCCAATGCGCGCCGTCCCCTTTAAGGTGGTATGTATGCTAGGCTTAAACGATGCCGATTACCCACGCACGGTGCAGCCAATCGGATTTGATTTAGTACCTTATTCTAAAAAGCAAAAGGGTGACCGATCACGTAAACTCGATGACCGTTACCTCTTTTTAGAAGCGCTTCTTAGTGCCCGAGATAATTTATATATGAGCTACATTGGCCGATCATGTTTTGATAACCAGCCACGAATGCCATCAACACTCGTCAGTGAATTGTTAGAATACATAGGTCGCAGCTTTAAACTTAGCGAACCCAGTGATAAATCCTTGCCAGATTGTCTTATTAGCCAACAACATTTACAACCTTTTAATAGTCATTATTATTTGCCAGCTAGCGCTGAACAGGCAAGGCTTAACAACCACAGCTATAACCCAATTTGGCTGCCTAGCGAGGCCATTGAGCCAAAAGCAATTACTACGCTTGATGTAACGCCTCCAGAGTTGCTTGATCTTGATGTGTTTATTCGAAGTGTGTGCCATGCCCAAGAGAGCTTTTATCAGCAAAGCTTAGGGTTACGTTTGCCGCAATTTAACGACATAGCCAAAGATGAAGAACCGTTTAGCTTAGATGCGCTGCGCCGTTATTTTTACCTTGATGAAATACTTGAAGCTAATATTAACGATACCCCACTGAGTACCGAGCAAATACTGCAGCGCGGTGAGTTGCCGCAAGCTCATGTTGGCAGCTTAATTTATGAGAGCATGCAACATCGTGTTGATGCGCTTGCAGGGCAAGTAAAACAACAAATAAAAGCGGGTAAAAGCGAACCGATAGAAGTGTTACTGTCACTTGAAAACACCACTATTGAAGGCTGGCTAAACCATGTGTATATGCAAAAACAAGTGTTTTATCGCAGTGCCAGTATTAAAGCTAAAGATTTAATTAAAGGCTTTATTTATCATCTTGCTGCACAAAGCATGCAACAAGAGGTTGAAACCTTATTGCTGGGTTTAGATAAGCAAATTAGCTTTGTCCCAATGAGTAAAGCCGATGCCGATTTATTGCTCGCAGATTGGTTTGCGCTTTATAAAGCATTACGCAACAAGCCCGTGGCGTTTTTTCCGGTAAGTGGTTATGAATACGTAAAAAGCGGTGGTGATATGGCAAAAGCCAACAGTAAATTTAGTCCACAGTATATTGGCCGAGGTGAGGGGGAAAACCCTTATATTCGTTTAACGGTGCAATCACTTAATGACTGCCAAGACGAATTTATACATTGGAGCGATAAGCTACTCGCCCCATTATTTGAGCACGCCAAGGAGAGTGACTATGCAAGCGCTTAA
- a CDS encoding alkaline phosphatase family protein: MKSMIKITGLSLILLFNNMALAAPQNVVLVTLDGVRWQEVFNGADSKLINNKEFVKQPAHLKSQFWHENPQQRQQLLMPFLTQTIAKQGVIIGDRAKGSTMSVSNPWYFSYPGYNEILTGEVDESINSNDKVFNPNKTILERLNAQPEFKNSTALFGSWDVFPFIVNTQRSKVQVNAGFMPVADDLFVDAALLNALQTEIPSPWHNVRLDSFTYRFAKAYMLAKKPRLLVISLGETDDFAHDGHYDAYLKSVKQSDAFIKDLWQTIQSTPGYKNNTTLIVTTDHGRGSHASDWQHHSSRRALLELNLGADVFPNGIVGSEHIWLAAIGPAIKNNGLIKTKNELKQAQIAATVLKALGQNPLIINANMAPAINEILK, from the coding sequence ATGAAAAGCATGATAAAAATAACTGGATTAAGTTTAATTTTATTGTTTAATAATATGGCATTGGCTGCACCACAAAATGTGGTGTTGGTAACTTTAGATGGGGTTCGCTGGCAAGAAGTATTTAATGGTGCCGATAGCAAGCTGATTAATAATAAAGAATTTGTTAAGCAACCAGCACATTTAAAGAGCCAGTTCTGGCATGAAAACCCGCAACAGCGTCAACAATTGCTAATGCCATTTTTAACTCAAACTATCGCAAAGCAAGGCGTTATTATTGGCGATAGAGCTAAAGGCTCAACTATGTCGGTGAGTAATCCGTGGTATTTTTCATACCCTGGGTATAACGAAATTCTCACTGGCGAAGTGGATGAAAGTATCAACAGTAACGACAAGGTTTTCAACCCAAATAAAACTATTTTAGAGCGTTTAAACGCCCAACCTGAATTTAAAAACAGCACCGCGTTATTTGGTAGTTGGGATGTGTTTCCTTTCATTGTAAATACCCAGCGCAGCAAGGTGCAGGTGAATGCGGGGTTTATGCCCGTTGCTGATGATTTATTTGTCGACGCAGCGCTACTTAATGCGCTACAAACAGAAATACCCAGCCCTTGGCACAATGTGCGGCTTGATAGTTTTACCTATCGATTTGCTAAGGCGTATATGCTGGCGAAAAAGCCAAGACTATTGGTGATTAGTTTGGGAGAAACTGATGATTTTGCTCACGATGGGCATTACGACGCCTATTTAAAATCGGTTAAGCAAAGCGATGCATTTATAAAAGATTTGTGGCAAACCATTCAAAGTACCCCAGGTTATAAAAATAATACGACGCTGATCGTTACTACTGATCATGGCCGTGGAAGTCATGCCAGTGATTGGCAGCATCACAGCTCTCGTCGAGCATTGCTAGAGCTTAACCTAGGCGCAGATGTGTTTCCTAACGGCATAGTAGGCTCTGAGCATATTTGGCTTGCTGCCATTGGCCCTGCAATTAAAAATAACGGCTTAATTAAAACTAAAAATGAGCTCAAACAAGCGCAAATTGCCGCCACCGTTTTAAAAGCACTTGGGCAAAATCCACTCATAATTAACGCTAATATGGCACCGGCTATTAATGAGATTTTAAAATGA
- a CDS encoding TetR/AcrR family transcriptional regulator, whose translation MRTAEFDKEFVLRQAMAMFMLHGYAKTSMQKLTQATHLHPGSLYGAFGNKKGIFLAATEQYQTDRNTQFTALFEHSNCILDTLKQYLNIIVQECIDGEATKVCLLTKSISEVEGNDPQICQVLRTNLTAYEHAFAHQLQKAIDNKEITNGRSAIELARFCVMGIYGLRTYALTNQDPDALNQLADELLAAIS comes from the coding sequence ATGAGAACTGCAGAATTTGATAAAGAGTTTGTACTACGCCAAGCTATGGCCATGTTTATGCTGCATGGCTACGCAAAAACCAGTATGCAAAAACTGACTCAAGCCACCCATTTACATCCGGGTTCTTTGTATGGGGCATTTGGTAATAAAAAAGGCATTTTTTTAGCCGCCACGGAGCAATACCAAACCGATCGCAATACACAGTTTACGGCGCTGTTTGAGCACAGTAATTGTATTTTAGATACGCTGAAACAATACCTTAATATCATTGTGCAAGAATGTATTGACGGCGAAGCAACTAAAGTGTGCTTGCTTACAAAAAGCATTAGTGAGGTGGAGGGTAACGATCCACAAATTTGCCAGGTATTACGTACTAATTTAACGGCGTACGAGCACGCCTTTGCGCACCAATTACAAAAAGCGATAGATAATAAAGAAATTACCAATGGGCGAAGTGCCATAGAACTAGCACGATTTTGTGTTATGGGTATTTATGGATTGCGCACTTACGCATTAACAAATCAAGACCCCGACGCACTAAACCAACTAGCCGATGAGCTGCTTGCAGCCATTAGCTAA
- a CDS encoding alkaline phosphatase D family protein: protein MKQLLKTLKYSALLLTIVISSGAMAAPSKILFGSCGHQDKDIPIFNAINKERSDLFIFLGDNIYGDTNDMAVLKNKYQRLGAKPGFKALRAQTPIIAMWDDHDYGQNDAGKEYPHKEASRQIMLDFWQEPANSARRTRPDGIYTSYMYGEGEQTVQVIMPDLRFNRDTLNSVSELEYYTKRKANNQGPYSPTEVKGASMLGEAQWQWLEAELKKPAAIKLIASSLQLLPDFTGWESWANFPEDRNRLFALIKKHQVNGVIIISGDTHWGEISRYQQNLDYPLIEMTSSGLTEKWKDVSPNQHRVGNYTHNVNYGDLSIDWQQVDPAISLKLKGIEGQVIMQSDFSLSSISPYK from the coding sequence ATGAAACAGTTACTAAAAACCCTTAAGTATTCTGCACTGTTACTGACTATTGTGATTAGCAGTGGAGCAATGGCTGCGCCGTCTAAAATATTATTTGGTTCTTGTGGGCACCAAGATAAAGACATTCCTATATTTAACGCCATTAACAAAGAGCGGAGTGATTTATTTATTTTTTTAGGCGATAACATTTATGGCGATACTAACGACATGGCTGTACTTAAAAATAAATACCAACGCCTTGGGGCAAAGCCTGGCTTTAAAGCACTACGCGCACAAACACCAATAATAGCCATGTGGGATGATCACGATTATGGTCAAAATGACGCGGGGAAAGAGTATCCGCATAAAGAAGCATCGCGGCAAATCATGCTCGATTTTTGGCAAGAACCGGCAAACTCAGCGCGCCGTACCCGCCCTGACGGCATTTATACCTCGTACATGTATGGCGAAGGCGAGCAAACCGTGCAGGTGATCATGCCAGATTTACGCTTTAATCGTGACACACTTAATTCTGTTAGCGAGCTTGAGTATTACACCAAGCGTAAAGCAAATAACCAAGGCCCGTACAGTCCAACTGAAGTTAAAGGCGCGTCAATGCTAGGGGAGGCACAGTGGCAATGGCTTGAAGCCGAGCTGAAAAAGCCAGCGGCAATAAAGCTAATAGCGTCGAGCTTGCAGTTACTGCCAGATTTTACCGGCTGGGAGTCATGGGCAAATTTTCCTGAGGATCGAAACCGTTTATTTGCGCTAATTAAAAAACACCAAGTAAATGGTGTGATTATTATTAGTGGCGATACTCACTGGGGCGAGATTTCAAGGTATCAACAAAACCTTGATTATCCGCTTATTGAAATGACCAGCTCAGGTCTGACAGAAAAGTGGAAAGACGTTAGCCCTAACCAGCATCGTGTGGGTAATTACACACATAATGTTAACTATGGTGATTTAAGCATAGACTGGCAACAAGTCGACCCTGCTATTTCATTAAAGCTTAAAGGCATTGAGGGTCAGGTTATTATGCAAAGTGATTTTAGTCTTTCAAGTATTAGTCCTTATAAATAG